One window of Mauremys mutica isolate MM-2020 ecotype Southern chromosome 6, ASM2049712v1, whole genome shotgun sequence genomic DNA carries:
- the LOC123372962 gene encoding tubulin polymerization-promoting protein family member 2-like, with amino-acid sequence MSELEKAFRKFATYGDTAATGNDMTGKNFSKMLKDCGVMDGKAVTSTDVDIVFNKVKTKGARTINFAEFQQAMKELCGKRFKGKSPEEALQAVYALMEGKEPANVGVTKTTTAGGVDRLTDTSKYTGSHKERFDESGKGKGIAGREDVTDGSGYVGAYKGAGTYDKTH; translated from the exons ATGTCGGAGTTGGAGAAAGCCTTCCGTAAATTTGCCACGTACGGTGACACGGCTGCCACTGGCAATGATATGACGGGCAAGAACTTCTCCAAGATGTTGAAGGATTGTGGTGTGATGGACGGGAAGGCTGTGACCAGCACTGATGTCGATATTGTGTTCAACAAAGTCAA GACCAAAGGCGCTCGCACCATCAACTTTGCTGAGTTCCAGCAGGCCATGAAGGAGCTGTGTGGCAAGCGGTTCAAGGGCAAGTCTCCTGAGGAGGCCCTGCAGGCTGTGTATGCACTGATGGAGGGCAAGGAACCAGCCAACGTGGGTGTAACG AAAACCACCACAGCTGGTGGGGTTGATAGACTGACAGACACCAGCAAATACACAGGCTCCCACAAGGAACGGTTTGATGAGAGTGGCAAGGGAAAAGGGATAGCTGGCCGTGAAGACGTGACCGATGGCAGTGGCTATGTTGGGGCCTACAAGGGAGCTGGCACCTATGACAAGACACACTAG